A region from the Rheinheimera mangrovi genome encodes:
- the sixA gene encoding phosphohistidine phosphatase SixA — translation MVNLVIMRHGEAEPQYLSDSERQLTAAGQAEVSQMAEWLHHHYSAFDRIFSSPYRRTQQTAAVLMQKRLSTQAVELNMDLVPEGNAQLVVDFLDLLYAENPQAKILLVSHMPLVSFLVEAFTRSGQTPIFDTAGVACIEYHPHKGVLLEYACPGLIQRVKSVS, via the coding sequence ATGGTTAATTTGGTTATTATGCGGCACGGTGAAGCTGAACCGCAGTACTTGAGCGACAGTGAACGACAATTAACAGCAGCAGGTCAGGCCGAAGTCAGTCAAATGGCTGAATGGCTGCACCACCACTATAGTGCATTTGACCGGATTTTCTCCAGCCCTTATCGCAGGACTCAGCAAACCGCCGCAGTTTTAATGCAAAAAAGGCTGTCGACCCAAGCTGTTGAGCTGAATATGGATCTGGTCCCTGAAGGAAATGCGCAGCTGGTGGTTGATTTTCTCGACCTGCTATACGCTGAAAATCCTCAGGCCAAAATTTTATTGGTCTCTCATATGCCGTTGGTGAGCTTTTTAGTTGAAGCTTTTACCCGCAGTGGCCAAACCCCTATTTTTGATACTGCGGGCGTGGCTTGCATTGAATACCATCCGCATAAAGGTGTGTTATTGGAATACGCCTGTCCCGGCTTGATCCAGCGGGTTAAATCGGTGTCTTAA